GCCAGACACCCCCGGCTCCGCAGGAGGCACGTCCGGGGCTCCACCGTGCCCGTGCCCGGGCAACGCGACGCCATTGGAGACAGAGAACGCGGCGAAGGCCAGGTGCAGGAGCTGCTGCGCCAGGCCGGCCACCACCAGGACTGCCCAGGCCGGAAGCTGCCGTGGCCCAACTATGGATGCGGCCATGCCGAGCAGCGCTGCCAGCGCCAGGACGATCAGGACCGCCGGGGACTGCCCGCCCGACGCCGTGTGCGCGGCCCAAGCGAGCCCAGTGGCAAGGGGGCCGCTGAGCCAGACCAGGGAGCCGTTCCCCGTCCGCAATGCATTCCGGCCGTCGTGCATGGGTTCCCCTGTCGCTTGGAGTCCAGTCTCCCTCGTCTTACCCATTCCTGCGACGCATCTGCAGGCATTCGGGCCATGGCGATCCCACCCTCTGCGTGAATCTGTTGACTTCCCGCTTGTTAGCGCTCACAATTGTTACCAGGCCGCGATGTGGCGGCAGCTAATGGAGGAACATTCTTATGAACGCAGTGGACGGCTCGGACGTCTTTGTCATCGGTGTGGACTACGGAACGCTCTCCGGCCGCGCTGTGGTGGTGCGGGTACGGGACGGCAAGGAGCTGGGCAGCGGCGTCTTCGACTACCCGCACGCCGTGGTCACGGAAGCCCTGCCCCGGGACGTAGCAGGCGGTGCAGAGGGAAAAAGCGTCCGGCTTCCCGGCGAATGGACACTCCAGGTGCCGAACGACTATCGGGATGTCCTTCGTCATGCCGTTCCCGCCGCCATCGCGGACGCTGGGATCGACCCCGCCGCCGTCGTCGGAATTGCCACGGACTTCACCGCCTGCACCATGGTCCCGGTGAAAGCGGACGGCACCCCGCTGAACGAACTGCCCGGATTTGAAAACCGGCCGCACGCCTACGTCAAGCTCTGGCGCCACCACGCAGCCCAGCCGCAGGCTGACCGGATCAACCAGTTGGCCGCCGAACGCGGCGAGGACTGGCTCCCCCGCTATGGCGGGCTGATCTCCTCCGAATGGGAATTCGCCAAGGGCCTGCAGCTGCTGGAGGAGGACCCGGAAGCCTACGCCGAGATGGACCATTGGGTGGAGGCCGCGGACTGGATCGTGTGGCAGCTCTGCGGCCAGTACGTCCGCAACGCCTGCACTGCAGGCTACAAGGGGATCTACCAGGATGGGCGCTACCCGTCGGAGGATTTCCTTGCCGCCCTGAACCCGCAGTTCAAGGACTTCGTCAGCAGCAAGCTGGAGCACACCATTGGCCGCCTCGGCGACGCCGCCGGCTACCTCACGGCAGAAGCTGCCGAATGGACGGGGCTGCCGGAGGGCATCGCCGTGGCCGTGGGTAACGTGGACGCACATGTCACCGCTCCAGCGGCAAGGGCTGTGGACCCCGGCCAGCTGGTGGCGATCATGGGCACCTCCACCTGCCATGTCATGAACGGCACCGAGCTCCGGGAAGTTCCCGGCATGTGCGGCGTAGTGGACGGCGGCATTTTCGAAGGACTCTGGGGCTACGAGGCCGGGCAGTCCGGCGTAGGCGACATCTTCGGCTGGTTCACCAAGTACGGCATCCCCCCCGAATACCACCAGGCCGCAAAGGCCGCGGGCCTGGGGATCCACGAATACCTCACTGAACTTGCCTCCTCCCAGGCCATCGGCGAACATGGCCTGATCGCCCTGGACTGGCACTCCGGCAACCGCTCGGTGCTGGTGGACCACGAATTGTCCGGCATCGTGGTGGGCCAGACCCTCGCCACCAGGCCCGAGGACACCTACCGTGCCCTGCTCGAGGCCACCGCGTTCGGTACCCGCACCATCGTGGACGCCTTCCGGAACGCAGGCGTTCCGGTCAAGGAGTTCATCGTTGCCGGCGGGCTGCTCAAGAACAAGCTCCTGATGCAGATCTACGCGGATGCCACCGGGC
The window above is part of the Pseudarthrobacter sp. NS4 genome. Proteins encoded here:
- the araB gene encoding ribulokinase, whose translation is MNAVDGSDVFVIGVDYGTLSGRAVVVRVRDGKELGSGVFDYPHAVVTEALPRDVAGGAEGKSVRLPGEWTLQVPNDYRDVLRHAVPAAIADAGIDPAAVVGIATDFTACTMVPVKADGTPLNELPGFENRPHAYVKLWRHHAAQPQADRINQLAAERGEDWLPRYGGLISSEWEFAKGLQLLEEDPEAYAEMDHWVEAADWIVWQLCGQYVRNACTAGYKGIYQDGRYPSEDFLAALNPQFKDFVSSKLEHTIGRLGDAAGYLTAEAAEWTGLPEGIAVAVGNVDAHVTAPAARAVDPGQLVAIMGTSTCHVMNGTELREVPGMCGVVDGGIFEGLWGYEAGQSGVGDIFGWFTKYGIPPEYHQAAKAAGLGIHEYLTELASSQAIGEHGLIALDWHSGNRSVLVDHELSGIVVGQTLATRPEDTYRALLEATAFGTRTIVDAFRNAGVPVKEFIVAGGLLKNKLLMQIYADATGLQLSTIGSAQGPALGSAIHAAVAAGKYADIRKAAAAMGSEPGDVYTPIPENAAAYEELFQEYRTLHDYFGRGSNDVMLRLKAIQGRAAGSLLGSAAVSGEVSA